In Magnetococcales bacterium, the following proteins share a genomic window:
- a CDS encoding (2Fe-2S) ferredoxin domain-containing protein, whose amino-acid sequence MVKPKHHVFVCMNQRPPGHPRGSCAALGANTVRETFANELEKRNLGEQIQVTGSFCLGPCDRGPTVVVYPEGVWYGGVKPQDVAEIFDSHLLGGEPVKRLRMM is encoded by the coding sequence ATCGTGAAACCAAAACACCACGTATTTGTTTGCATGAACCAACGTCCCCCAGGTCACCCACGGGGATCCTGTGCAGCCTTGGGGGCCAATACGGTGCGGGAAACATTTGCCAACGAATTGGAAAAACGCAATCTTGGAGAACAGATCCAGGTGACGGGAAGCTTTTGCCTTGGACCCTGCGACCGAGGCCCCACTGTGGTGGTCTATCCTGAAGGGGTATGGTACGGCGGCGTCAAACCGCAGGATGTTGCTGAAATTTTTGATAGCCACCTGCTGGGTGGCGAGCCCGTGAAACGTTTGCGGATGATGTAA